The following coding sequences lie in one Streptomyces sp. NBC_00510 genomic window:
- the bldG gene encoding anti-sigma factor antagonist BldG gives MDLSLSTRTVGDRTVVEVGGEIDVYTAPKLREQLVELVNDGSYHLVVDMEGVDFLDSTGLGVLVGGLKRVRAHEGSLRLVCNQERILKIFRITGLTKVFPIHTSVDEAVAATD, from the coding sequence GTGGACCTGTCCCTGTCGACTCGAACCGTCGGCGACCGTACGGTCGTCGAGGTCGGCGGCGAGATTGATGTGTACACCGCACCCAAGCTGCGCGAGCAGCTGGTGGAACTCGTGAACGACGGTAGCTACCACCTGGTCGTGGACATGGAAGGCGTGGACTTCCTGGACTCGACGGGGCTGGGCGTGCTGGTCGGCGGGCTCAAGCGGGTTCGCGCGCATGAAGGCTCGCTGCGCCTGGTGTGCAACCAGGAGCGCATTCTCAAGATTTTCCGTATCACCGGCCTGACCAAGGTGTTCCCCATCCACACCTCGGTCGACGAGGCCGTCGCGGCGACCGACTGA
- a CDS encoding sodium-translocating pyrophosphatase encodes MAGPLTPHLQDIAQPLAASPVLTDGNRNLVLVIVVVALAALVLAVVLVRQVLSADEGTDSMKKIAAAVQEGANAYLARQFRTLGVFAVVAFFLLMLLPADTTAQRIGRSVFFLVGAGFSAVTGYIGMWLAVRSNVRVAAAARAATPAPGEPSADLTTVSHHAMKIAFRTGGVVGMFTVGLGLLGASVVVLVYKADAPKVLEGFGFGAALLAMFMRVGGGIFTKAADVGADLVGKVEQGIPEDDPRNAATIADNVGDNVGDCAGMAADLFESYAVTLVAALILGKVAFGDSGLAFPLLIPAIGVLTAMVGIFAVAPRRKDRSGMTAINRGFFISAVISLAMVAVAAFAYLPSTYAELANVPGDIASHGGDPRILALVAVAIGIVLAALIQQLTGYFTETSRRPVRDIGKTSLTGPATVILSGISVGLESAVYSAVLIGLSVYGAFLLGGASIWLALFAVALAGTGLLTTVGVIVAMDTFGPVSDNAQGIAEMSGDVHGEGAQVLTDLDAVGNTTKAITKGIAIATAVLAATALFGSFKEAVDTAVREANISAADLRWLDLDISQPNNLFGLLLGAAVVFLFSGLAINAVSRSAGAVVFEVRRQFREHPGIMDYTEKPEYGRVVDICTKDALRELATPGLLAVLAPIAVGFSLGIGALGSYLAGAIGAGTLMAVFLANSGGAWDNAKKLVEDGHHGGKGSEAHAATVIGDTVGDPFKDTAGPAINPLLKVMNLVALLVAPAVVQFSYGDQANLGVRIGVAAVSLVVIVGAVYISKRRGIAVGDDEGADAGHDDTETTKRSADPNATATV; translated from the coding sequence ATGGCGGGGCCACTTACCCCTCACCTGCAGGACATCGCCCAACCGCTTGCCGCATCACCCGTACTGACCGACGGCAACCGCAATCTCGTGCTCGTCATCGTGGTGGTGGCACTGGCCGCCCTGGTGCTCGCCGTGGTGCTGGTACGTCAAGTGCTCAGTGCCGACGAGGGCACCGACAGCATGAAGAAGATCGCGGCTGCCGTGCAGGAAGGTGCAAACGCCTACCTCGCACGGCAGTTCCGCACTCTGGGAGTTTTCGCGGTCGTCGCGTTCTTCCTGCTCATGCTGCTGCCCGCGGACACCACGGCGCAGCGCATCGGCCGAAGCGTGTTCTTCCTGGTGGGCGCCGGCTTCTCGGCGGTCACCGGCTACATCGGCATGTGGCTGGCGGTGCGCAGCAACGTCCGCGTGGCCGCAGCCGCACGAGCCGCGACCCCGGCGCCGGGTGAGCCCTCGGCGGACCTGACGACCGTCTCGCACCACGCGATGAAGATCGCCTTCCGCACCGGCGGCGTGGTCGGCATGTTCACCGTGGGCCTGGGGCTGCTGGGCGCCTCCGTCGTCGTGCTGGTCTACAAGGCCGACGCGCCCAAGGTGCTGGAGGGCTTCGGCTTCGGCGCCGCGCTGCTCGCCATGTTCATGCGTGTCGGCGGCGGCATCTTCACCAAGGCCGCGGACGTCGGCGCCGACCTGGTCGGCAAGGTCGAGCAGGGCATCCCGGAGGACGACCCGCGCAACGCCGCCACCATCGCGGACAACGTCGGCGACAACGTCGGCGACTGCGCCGGCATGGCCGCCGACCTGTTCGAGTCGTACGCCGTCACCCTGGTGGCCGCGCTCATCCTCGGCAAGGTCGCCTTCGGCGACTCCGGCCTGGCCTTCCCGCTGCTGATCCCGGCGATCGGCGTGCTCACCGCCATGGTCGGCATCTTCGCGGTGGCCCCCCGCCGCAAGGACCGCAGCGGCATGACCGCCATCAACCGCGGCTTCTTCATCTCCGCGGTGATCTCGCTGGCGATGGTGGCCGTCGCGGCGTTCGCGTACCTGCCCTCGACGTACGCGGAGCTGGCCAACGTGCCCGGCGACATCGCCTCGCACGGCGGTGACCCGCGCATCCTCGCGCTGGTCGCGGTCGCCATCGGCATCGTGCTGGCGGCGCTCATCCAGCAGCTCACCGGCTACTTCACCGAGACCAGCCGGCGCCCGGTGCGGGACATCGGCAAGACGTCGCTGACCGGGCCCGCCACCGTCATCCTGTCCGGCATCTCCGTCGGCCTGGAGTCCGCGGTGTACTCGGCCGTCCTCATCGGCCTCTCGGTGTACGGCGCCTTCCTGCTGGGCGGTGCCTCGATCTGGCTCGCCCTGTTCGCGGTGGCGCTGGCCGGCACCGGTCTGCTCACCACCGTCGGCGTGATCGTGGCCATGGACACCTTCGGCCCGGTCTCCGACAACGCCCAGGGCATCGCCGAGATGTCCGGCGACGTCCACGGCGAGGGCGCCCAGGTGCTCACCGACCTCGACGCGGTCGGCAACACCACCAAGGCGATCACCAAGGGCATCGCCATCGCGACCGCCGTGCTCGCGGCGACCGCGCTGTTCGGGTCCTTCAAGGAGGCCGTCGACACCGCGGTGCGGGAGGCGAACATCTCCGCCGCCGACCTCAGGTGGCTGGACCTGGACATCTCCCAGCCGAACAACCTGTTCGGCCTGCTGCTCGGCGCGGCCGTCGTCTTCCTCTTCTCCGGACTGGCCATCAACGCCGTGTCCCGGTCGGCGGGTGCGGTGGTCTTCGAGGTGCGCCGGCAGTTCCGCGAGCACCCCGGGATCATGGACTACACCGAGAAGCCCGAGTACGGGCGCGTCGTGGACATCTGCACCAAGGACGCGCTGCGCGAACTGGCCACCCCCGGTCTGCTCGCCGTACTCGCCCCCATCGCCGTCGGCTTCTCCCTCGGCATCGGAGCGCTGGGCTCCTACCTCGCCGGAGCCATCGGCGCGGGCACGCTCATGGCGGTCTTCCTCGCCAACTCCGGCGGTGCCTGGGACAACGCCAAGAAGCTCGTCGAGGACGGCCACCACGGCGGCAAGGGCAGCGAGGCCCACGCCGCGACCGTCATCGGCGACACCGTGGGCGACCCGTTCAAGGACACCGCGGGCCCGGCCATCAACCCGCTGCTGAAGGTCATGAACCTGGTGGCGCTGCTGGTCGCCCCGGCGGTGGTCCAGTTCTCCTATGGCGACCAGGCCAACCTCGGCGTGCGGATCGGCGTCGCCGCGGTGTCCCTGGTGGTCATCGTGGGTGCCGTCTACATCTCCAAGCGTCGCGGCATCGCGGTCGGGGACGACGAGGGCGCCGACGCCGGCCACGACGACACCGAGACCACGAAGCGATCAGCCGACCCGAATGCGACGGCCACGGTCTGA
- a CDS encoding type II secretion system F family protein codes for MSAAVLLATLCAGTAAWVACAGDEVLRRARTLLSGVSGARGVAGGLLGPGGLETRLSGLLEPFRVRYGWRLGREVLFLPGGLVAGLAARSVLPVLLGAAAVPLAGRWLRGRERRAEAERRALAVGALCAAVAGDLRAGLAPPAALAGALGREGWPEHPGLSDAALPLLAAARFGGDVPAALRSAARLEGAEGLSGVAACWQVAVDGGAGLADGLDRIAAALRAERDQREDLRAQLAAPRSTVALLALLPVFGLVLGTGLGADPLGILLRTPAGLGCLAAGGLLEWAGLAWTARIVRTAEGGS; via the coding sequence ATGAGCGCCGCGGTGCTCCTCGCCACCCTGTGCGCGGGCACCGCCGCCTGGGTGGCATGCGCGGGGGATGAAGTCCTGCGTAGGGCAAGGACGTTGCTCAGTGGCGTCTCTGGGGCCCGCGGGGTGGCCGGTGGGCTCCTGGGGCCGGGCGGCCTCGAAACCCGCCTCAGCGGGCTGCTGGAGCCGTTCCGGGTGCGGTACGGCTGGCGCCTCGGCCGCGAAGTGCTGTTCCTGCCGGGCGGGTTGGTCGCGGGGCTGGCCGCCCGGTCGGTGCTGCCGGTCCTGCTCGGGGCGGCCGCGGTGCCGCTCGCCGGGCGGTGGCTGCGCGGGCGGGAGCGGCGCGCCGAAGCGGAACGGCGGGCCCTGGCGGTGGGCGCGCTGTGCGCGGCGGTCGCCGGCGATCTGCGGGCAGGACTGGCACCGCCCGCCGCGCTGGCCGGTGCGCTGGGCCGCGAGGGCTGGCCGGAGCACCCCGGCCTGTCGGACGCGGCGCTGCCGTTGCTGGCGGCCGCCCGTTTCGGCGGTGACGTGCCCGCGGCGTTGCGGTCGGCCGCCCGGCTGGAGGGCGCCGAGGGGCTCTCCGGTGTCGCCGCCTGCTGGCAGGTGGCGGTGGACGGCGGCGCGGGGCTCGCCGACGGCCTGGACCGGATCGCGGCCGCCCTGCGTGCCGAACGCGACCAGCGGGAGGACCTGAGGGCCCAACTGGCGGCACCCCGCTCCACCGTCGCGCTGCTGGCCCTGCTGCCCGTCTTCGGGCTGGTCCTGGGCACCGGGCTGGGCGCCGATCCGCTGGGCATCTTGCTGCGCACACCCGCGGGGCTGGGCTGCCTGGCCGCCGGCGGGCTTCTGGAGTGGGCCGGGCTCGCCTGGACCGCGCGCATCGTCCGGACCGCGGAGGGAGGGTCATGA
- a CDS encoding ATP-binding protein, producing the protein MPTVELLFSALPEHVRTARLVAAAVARRAGVDEAVLDEVRLAVGEACSRAVGLYRSSGADRPVRVVLTEEEKKFSIEVGDKSPEADERPADAASVPSARGDSPAEQSEPLPDGSPSSSDSSEAEDEGQMGLAVISGLVDDVEVFSGEYGDVIRMSWPLNPAALS; encoded by the coding sequence ATGCCCACCGTAGAACTGCTCTTCAGCGCACTGCCGGAGCACGTCCGCACCGCACGACTGGTGGCGGCTGCGGTAGCCCGCAGGGCAGGGGTGGACGAGGCCGTCCTCGACGAGGTCCGGCTCGCCGTCGGTGAGGCATGCAGCCGGGCCGTCGGGCTGTACCGCAGCAGTGGTGCGGACCGTCCGGTGCGGGTGGTGCTGACCGAGGAGGAGAAGAAGTTCTCCATCGAGGTCGGCGACAAGTCCCCCGAGGCGGACGAACGCCCCGCCGACGCCGCCAGTGTGCCCTCGGCGCGTGGTGACAGCCCCGCCGAGCAATCCGAGCCGCTTCCCGACGGCTCACCCTCCTCGTCCGACTCCTCCGAGGCGGAGGACGAGGGCCAGATGGGTCTGGCCGTCATCAGCGGCCTCGTCGACGACGTCGAGGTCTTCTCGGGAGAGTACGGCGATGTCATCCGGATGAGCTGGCCGCTGAACCCGGCCGCGCTCTCCTAG
- a CDS encoding TadA family conjugal transfer-associated ATPase has protein sequence MSADVMTPALLDAVRLRLAASGDEPTPAGVAAALRAQGRLLGDTEVLDVVAALRSEMVGAGPLEGLLAEPDVTDVLVNGPDEVWADRGAGLERTEVRFADAAAVRRLAQRLASAAGRRLDDARPWVDARLPDGTRLHAVLPPVVVGAPCLSLRVVRTRAFTLDELVAAGSMDGGTAALLRAVLDARLSYVVSGGTGSGKTTLLSCLLGLVPPGERIVLAEDSAELRPRHPHVVRLETRPANQEGAGLVTLRDLVRQALRMRPDRLVVGEVRGPEVLDLLGALNTGHEGGCGTVHANAAGDVPARLEALGAVAGLDRAALHSQLAAALSVVVHLVRDRSGRRRVAEIHVLERGPDGIVGTVPALCGGERGPGWDRLAALCARGRS, from the coding sequence ATGAGCGCCGACGTCATGACGCCCGCCCTGCTCGACGCCGTGCGGCTGCGGCTGGCCGCCTCCGGTGACGAGCCCACCCCGGCCGGCGTGGCCGCCGCGCTGCGGGCACAGGGCCGGCTGCTGGGCGACACCGAAGTGCTCGACGTGGTGGCCGCGCTGCGCTCGGAGATGGTCGGCGCCGGGCCCCTGGAGGGGCTGCTCGCCGAACCGGACGTCACCGATGTCCTGGTGAACGGGCCGGACGAGGTGTGGGCGGACCGGGGCGCCGGACTGGAGCGCACGGAGGTGCGGTTCGCGGACGCGGCGGCCGTACGCAGGCTCGCCCAGCGGCTCGCCTCCGCGGCCGGGCGACGGCTGGACGACGCCCGGCCCTGGGTCGACGCCCGGCTGCCGGACGGCACCCGGCTGCACGCGGTGCTGCCACCGGTGGTGGTCGGCGCCCCGTGCCTGTCCCTGCGGGTCGTCCGCACCCGGGCCTTCACCCTGGACGAACTGGTGGCCGCGGGCAGCATGGACGGCGGCACGGCCGCCCTCCTGCGGGCGGTGCTGGACGCCCGCCTGTCGTACGTGGTCTCCGGCGGCACGGGCTCCGGCAAGACCACGCTGCTGAGCTGCCTGCTCGGCCTCGTCCCGCCGGGCGAGCGCATCGTCCTCGCCGAGGACTCCGCCGAGCTGCGGCCGCGCCATCCGCATGTCGTCCGGCTGGAGACCCGGCCCGCCAACCAGGAGGGCGCCGGGCTGGTCACCCTGCGGGACCTCGTACGGCAGGCGCTGCGCATGCGGCCGGACCGGCTGGTGGTCGGCGAGGTGCGCGGGCCTGAGGTCCTGGATCTGCTGGGCGCCCTCAACACCGGCCACGAGGGCGGGTGCGGGACGGTCCACGCCAATGCCGCGGGCGATGTGCCCGCCCGGCTGGAGGCTCTGGGCGCAGTTGCGGGCCTGGACCGGGCCGCGCTGCACAGCCAGTTGGCGGCCGCCCTGTCGGTGGTGGTGCATCTGGTGCGGGACCGCTCGGGGCGGCGCCGGGTCGCCGAGATCCACGTCCTGGAGCGCGGGCCGGACGGGATCGTCGGCACGGTGCCGGCCCTGTGCGGTGGCGAACGCGGCCCGGGATGGGACCGGTTGGCCGCGCTCTGCGCAAGGGGGCGGTCATGA
- a CDS encoding DEAD/DEAH box helicase, with protein MAQDHLPQSAHGRTSPVALLERLATGAGRAARITHTEHLPPRAGRHADWPDQIRPEVIDAVRASGIERPWEHQAQVAAHALAGTSAVVATGTASGKSLAYLVPVLSALVEGSEAPNGRGATALYLAPTKALAADQRRAVAELAAPLGKAVRAAVYDGDTPFEEREWVRQYATYVLTNPDMLHLGVLPGHSRWSSFLRQLRYVVIDECHTYRGVFGSHVAQVIRRLRRVCARYGADPVFLLASATAADPGATATRLTGVPVAEVTEDASPRGEVAFALWEPPLTELSGEHGAPVRRTATAEAADLLTDLVLDGTRTVAFVRSRRAAELIAVIAQERLAEIDRRLTRRVAAYRGGYLPQERRAIERDLHTGRLLGLASTTALELGVDVSGLDAVLLAGYPGTRASLWQQAGRAGRSGQGALAVLIARDDPLDTYLVHHPDALFRRPVESTVLDPDNPYVLAPHLCAAAAELPLGEEDLELFGPETAALLPQLERRGLLRRRTGGWYWTRRERAADLTDIRGEGGKPVQVVEAGTGRLLGTVDAGAAHTTVHEGAVHLHQGRTYLVRHLDLEDSVALVEQADPPYSTMARDTTAISVLDEDLVEEWGEARLHFGSVEVTHQVVSFLRRRLITNEVMGETKLDLPPRTLRTRAVWWTVTDDQLDAARIHPEELPGALHAAEHASIGLLPLFATCDRWDIGGVSVPLHQDTGLPTVFVYDGHPGGAGFAERAFRTARGWLTATREAIASCECEFGCPSCVQSPKCGNGNDPLDKQAAVRLLDVLLATEGPSEPAPAVPAPAPDPES; from the coding sequence ATGGCTCAGGATCATCTTCCGCAGTCGGCGCACGGCCGCACCTCCCCCGTCGCCCTCCTGGAGCGGCTTGCCACGGGGGCGGGCAGGGCCGCGCGCATCACCCATACGGAGCACTTGCCCCCACGGGCGGGTCGCCATGCCGATTGGCCTGATCAGATCCGCCCGGAGGTGATCGACGCGGTCCGCGCGTCCGGCATCGAGCGGCCGTGGGAGCACCAGGCACAGGTGGCCGCCCACGCCCTCGCCGGCACCTCCGCGGTGGTCGCCACGGGAACGGCCTCCGGCAAGTCCCTGGCGTACCTCGTGCCGGTCCTCAGCGCCCTCGTGGAGGGCTCCGAGGCGCCGAACGGCCGGGGCGCCACCGCGCTCTACCTGGCGCCCACCAAGGCCCTGGCGGCCGACCAGCGGCGTGCCGTGGCCGAACTCGCCGCCCCGCTGGGCAAGGCGGTGCGCGCGGCGGTCTACGACGGCGACACGCCCTTCGAGGAGCGCGAGTGGGTCCGCCAGTACGCGACCTACGTGCTCACCAACCCCGACATGCTCCATCTGGGTGTCCTCCCGGGCCATTCCCGGTGGTCCTCCTTCCTCCGGCAGCTGCGCTACGTCGTGATCGACGAGTGCCACACCTACCGGGGCGTCTTCGGCTCGCACGTCGCCCAGGTCATACGCAGGCTGCGGCGTGTCTGCGCCCGCTACGGGGCGGATCCCGTCTTCCTCCTCGCCTCCGCGACCGCCGCCGACCCCGGCGCCACGGCCACCCGGCTGACGGGCGTGCCCGTCGCCGAGGTCACCGAGGACGCCTCGCCGCGCGGCGAGGTCGCCTTCGCCCTGTGGGAGCCCCCGCTCACCGAGCTGAGCGGGGAGCACGGCGCCCCGGTGCGCCGCACGGCCACCGCCGAGGCCGCCGACCTGCTGACGGACCTGGTGCTCGACGGCACCCGCACGGTCGCCTTCGTGCGCTCCCGGCGGGCCGCCGAGCTGATCGCCGTCATCGCCCAGGAACGCCTCGCCGAGATCGACCGCCGGCTGACCCGCCGGGTCGCCGCCTACCGGGGCGGCTACCTGCCCCAGGAGCGCCGGGCCATCGAACGGGACCTGCACACCGGGCGGCTCCTCGGACTGGCCTCCACGACGGCCCTGGAGCTGGGTGTGGACGTCTCCGGGCTCGACGCCGTGCTCCTGGCCGGGTACCCGGGCACGAGGGCCTCCCTGTGGCAGCAGGCGGGCCGTGCGGGACGCTCGGGCCAGGGGGCGCTGGCGGTGCTGATCGCCCGCGACGACCCGCTGGACACCTACCTCGTGCACCACCCGGACGCGCTCTTCCGCCGCCCGGTCGAGTCGACCGTGCTGGACCCGGACAACCCGTACGTCCTCGCCCCGCACCTGTGCGCCGCCGCGGCCGAGCTGCCGCTGGGCGAGGAGGACCTGGAGCTCTTCGGGCCCGAGACCGCCGCGCTGCTGCCCCAGCTGGAGCGCCGCGGACTGCTGCGGCGCCGCACCGGCGGGTGGTACTGGACGCGGCGGGAGCGGGCCGCCGACCTCACCGACATCCGCGGCGAGGGCGGCAAGCCCGTCCAGGTCGTCGAAGCCGGGACCGGGCGCCTGCTCGGCACCGTCGACGCGGGCGCCGCGCACACCACCGTCCACGAGGGCGCGGTCCACCTGCACCAGGGCCGCACCTATCTCGTCCGGCACCTGGACCTGGAGGACTCCGTCGCGCTGGTGGAGCAGGCCGACCCGCCGTACTCGACGATGGCCCGCGACACCACGGCGATCTCCGTGCTCGACGAGGACCTGGTGGAGGAGTGGGGCGAGGCCCGCCTCCACTTCGGCTCCGTCGAGGTCACCCATCAGGTCGTCTCCTTCCTCCGTCGACGGCTGATCACCAACGAGGTGATGGGCGAGACCAAGCTGGACCTGCCGCCCCGCACCCTGCGCACCCGTGCCGTGTGGTGGACGGTCACCGACGATCAGCTCGACGCGGCGCGCATCCACCCCGAGGAACTGCCCGGCGCCCTCCACGCCGCCGAGCACGCCTCCATCGGCCTCCTCCCGCTCTTCGCCACCTGCGACCGCTGGGACATCGGCGGGGTCTCCGTGCCGCTCCACCAGGACACCGGGCTGCCGACCGTCTTCGTGTACGACGGCCATCCCGGTGGCGCCGGCTTCGCGGAGCGGGCCTTCCGCACCGCCCGCGGCTGGCTCACCGCCACCCGCGAGGCGATCGCCTCCTGCGAGTGCGAGTTCGGCTGCCCCTCCTGCGTGCAGTCGCCCAAGTGCGGCAACGGCAACGACCCGCTGGACAAGCAGGCCGCGGTACGCCTGCTCGACGTGCTCCTCGCGACGGAGGGCCCGTCGGAGCCCGCCCCCGCCGTACCCGCGCCCGCCCCGGATCCGGAGTCCTGA
- a CDS encoding CpaE-like family protein, translating to MPGRASAWSRGKDDPGGGPLIVTEDGALLDDLLRLCAAAGAEPEVAFGVPPAPGSWEGAPLVLVGAADTRRVPGTARRRRGVLLVGRDLDDPDVWRRAVDVGAEHVAFLPDAETWLVDRIADVAEGAGDPALTIGVVGGRGGAGASTLACAMAVTAARSGRRTLLVDADPLGGGLDVLLGAERVGGLRWPDLAESRGRVNSGALEESLPRTHALSVLSWDRGDTVVIPPQAMRSVMGAARRRGGVVVVDLPRRMDEAVAEALAQIDVGLLVVPAELRAVAAAGRVASRMAMVLRDLRVVARGPFGSGLTDEALAELVGLPLAGELPTEPGLPAALDGGEAPGGSGRGPLAVFCSAFLTAALPGGSVAA from the coding sequence GTGCCCGGGCGGGCATCCGCATGGTCGCGCGGAAAGGACGATCCTGGCGGCGGCCCGCTCATCGTCACCGAGGACGGGGCCCTCCTGGACGACCTGCTGCGCCTGTGCGCCGCGGCGGGTGCGGAGCCGGAGGTCGCCTTCGGGGTCCCGCCGGCGCCGGGCAGCTGGGAGGGGGCGCCGCTGGTGCTGGTCGGCGCCGCGGACACCCGCCGCGTGCCCGGCACGGCGCGCCGCCGCCGGGGCGTGCTCCTGGTCGGACGGGATCTGGACGATCCGGACGTGTGGCGCCGCGCCGTGGATGTCGGCGCCGAGCACGTCGCCTTCCTGCCCGACGCCGAGACCTGGCTGGTCGACCGGATCGCCGACGTGGCGGAGGGCGCAGGCGACCCGGCCCTGACGATCGGCGTCGTGGGCGGCCGCGGCGGCGCGGGGGCCAGCACCCTGGCATGTGCGATGGCCGTCACGGCCGCCCGCTCCGGGCGCCGCACGCTGCTCGTCGACGCCGATCCGCTCGGCGGCGGCCTGGACGTACTGCTCGGGGCCGAACGGGTGGGCGGGCTGCGCTGGCCCGACCTCGCCGAGTCGCGGGGCCGGGTCAACAGCGGGGCGCTGGAGGAGTCGCTGCCCCGCACGCACGCCCTGAGCGTCCTCAGCTGGGACCGTGGCGACACCGTCGTCATCCCGCCGCAGGCCATGCGGTCGGTGATGGGCGCCGCCCGGCGGCGCGGCGGGGTGGTGGTCGTCGACCTGCCGCGCCGCATGGACGAGGCGGTGGCCGAGGCGCTCGCCCAGATCGACGTCGGGCTGCTGGTCGTCCCCGCCGAGCTGCGCGCGGTCGCGGCCGCCGGCCGGGTCGCGTCCCGGATGGCCATGGTGCTGCGGGACCTGCGCGTCGTCGCCCGCGGCCCCTTCGGCTCGGGGCTCACCGACGAGGCGCTCGCCGAACTGGTCGGGCTCCCGCTCGCCGGCGAGCTGCCGACGGAGCCCGGCCTGCCCGCCGCCCTGGACGGCGGCGAGGCGCCGGGCGGCAGCGGGCGGGGCCCACTGGCCGTGTTCTGCTCGGCCTTCCTCACGGCGGCGCTGCCCGGCGGGAGCGTGGCCGCATGA
- a CDS encoding small secreted protein, with translation MNTKLAAALSVTAVILATGSLSGCGDGGNEKLDAWAKTVCDQASAQVKKINDANTHISNTPSNAKPQDVRSADSTAFGQISEAYKALAGIVGKAGDPPVDDGTKLKQDAVNDLNSLSTAYANLRKQVDALPVSDQAKFADGLKGVSDNLAKVSKSGEQALDTLRQGEVGQAMAKQPGCQDSGPKPSKS, from the coding sequence GTGAACACCAAACTCGCGGCTGCGCTGTCCGTCACGGCTGTGATCCTCGCGACGGGGTCGCTGTCGGGATGCGGCGACGGCGGTAACGAAAAGCTCGACGCCTGGGCGAAGACGGTCTGCGACCAGGCCTCCGCCCAGGTCAAGAAGATCAACGACGCGAACACCCACATCAGCAACACCCCGAGCAACGCCAAGCCGCAGGACGTCCGGAGTGCCGACTCCACGGCGTTCGGGCAGATCTCGGAGGCCTACAAGGCGCTCGCCGGGATCGTCGGCAAGGCCGGCGACCCGCCGGTCGACGACGGCACGAAGCTCAAGCAGGACGCGGTCAACGACCTCAATTCGCTGTCCACCGCCTACGCGAACCTGCGCAAGCAGGTCGACGCGCTGCCCGTCTCCGACCAGGCGAAGTTCGCCGACGGGCTGAAGGGCGTCTCCGACAACCTGGCCAAGGTGAGCAAGAGCGGCGAGCAGGCGCTCGACACGCTGCGCCAGGGCGAGGTCGGCCAGGCCATGGCGAAGCAGCCCGGCTGCCAGGACTCCGGCCCGAAGCCCTCGAAGTCCTGA
- a CDS encoding DUF4244 domain-containing protein, translating to MTTAEYAVGTLAACGFAAVLYKVVTSGVVSSALSGLIKRALDVAF from the coding sequence ATGACCACGGCCGAGTACGCCGTGGGCACGCTGGCTGCCTGCGGTTTCGCGGCCGTGCTCTACAAGGTGGTCACCTCGGGCGTGGTCAGCTCCGCGCTCAGCGGGCTCATCAAGCGGGCCCTCGATGTGGCGTTCTGA
- a CDS encoding type II secretion system F family protein, which yields MSGDAVHRLGIVVAVAATALCVAGALAATRRERAARRRLRLLMGTAPPARRGRRWPGTASAREWAPVAGVALGAFALVGGVPGAAAGLGAAYALRRRQRRPRPAGPADQARAARQLPLAADLMAACVAAGAGPREAAEAVGPSLGGPLGEALTRAAAELRLGGDPAQCWGRLDRLGCRELARCMERATTTGVPPVEEIARLAAGCRAEHARFGAARARRAGVLITAPLGLCFLPAFLLVGVAPVVMGLAGAILAGTTI from the coding sequence ATGAGCGGCGACGCCGTCCACAGGCTGGGGATCGTCGTGGCCGTCGCCGCCACCGCCCTATGCGTCGCGGGCGCCCTCGCCGCCACCCGGAGGGAGCGCGCCGCGCGGCGCAGGCTGCGGCTGCTCATGGGCACAGCGCCACCGGCCCGGCGCGGCCGCAGATGGCCGGGCACGGCCTCCGCCCGGGAATGGGCGCCGGTCGCCGGGGTCGCCCTGGGTGCGTTCGCCCTGGTCGGCGGAGTCCCCGGCGCGGCGGCCGGGCTCGGCGCCGCGTACGCGCTGCGCCGACGGCAGCGGCGGCCCCGGCCCGCCGGGCCCGCGGACCAGGCCCGGGCCGCGCGGCAGCTGCCGCTGGCGGCCGATCTGATGGCCGCCTGTGTCGCGGCCGGAGCCGGGCCCCGCGAGGCAGCCGAGGCCGTCGGGCCGTCCCTGGGAGGGCCGCTCGGCGAGGCGCTCACCCGCGCCGCCGCCGAGCTCCGCCTGGGCGGCGACCCCGCGCAGTGCTGGGGCCGGCTGGACCGGCTCGGCTGCCGGGAGCTCGCCCGGTGCATGGAGCGCGCCACCACGACGGGAGTGCCGCCGGTCGAGGAGATCGCGCGGCTCGCCGCCGGCTGCCGCGCCGAGCACGCCCGTTTCGGCGCGGCGCGGGCCCGCCGCGCCGGAGTGCTGATCACCGCCCCGCTGGGGCTGTGCTTCCTGCCGGCCTTCCTCCTCGTGGGGGTCGCGCCGGTGGTGATGGGGCTGGCGGGGGCGATCCTCGCCGGCACGACGATCTGA